A region from the Muribaculum gordoncarteri genome encodes:
- a CDS encoding Sec-independent protein translocase subunit TatA/TatB, whose translation MTNIVNMIPLLFGNIGMGEVIIIVFVVLLLFGGRKIPELMRGLGKGVSSFKKGMNEIQDEITKPANNTEAKDADNR comes from the coding sequence ATGACTAATATAGTGAACATGATTCCACTGCTTTTCGGCAATATAGGCATGGGCGAAGTAATAATAATCGTATTCGTAGTGCTGCTTCTTTTCGGCGGCAGAAAGATTCCCGAACTTATGCGAGGACTCGGAAAAGGAGTGAGCAGCTTTAAGAAAGGGATGAACGAAATCCAGGATGAAATAACCAAGCCCGCAAACAATACCGAAGCAAAGGATGCCGACAACCGATAA
- a CDS encoding MraY family glycosyltransferase, producing the protein MDYWILNSTIAFLLCITFAGFLIPQILLISFRRNLFDEPDERKIHHGTVPRLGGIAFTPVICFSISLLLGMSILFGDARLLGLMTYNSRSLAFGFCALFLLYVVGMADDLIGIRYRAKFVVQIICSILVIAGGLWVQNLYGLFGIHEIPDWVGIPLTILIMVYVINSINLIDGIDGLASGLSAAAFITYGVMFHLIGRHAYAMLSFACLGVLVPFFYFNVFGDPSRRQKIFMGDTGSLTIGLLLAFLGLELMLVSPDRYPVFGNNPLILALSPLIVPCFDVTRVFIHRVRSHGKPFLPDKTHIHHKLLALGLPQRIAMVTIVAVALLFNCVNILLSRYIDITILLLLDIIVWTLANIILSNQIKKHNAKNNK; encoded by the coding sequence ATGGATTATTGGATACTCAATTCAACCATCGCATTTCTGCTTTGTATAACGTTTGCGGGATTCCTTATACCCCAGATTCTTCTAATTTCATTTCGTAGGAATCTCTTCGACGAACCCGATGAACGCAAAATCCATCACGGCACAGTTCCACGCCTCGGCGGAATAGCATTTACCCCGGTTATATGTTTCTCCATATCACTACTGCTGGGTATGAGCATTCTGTTTGGTGACGCACGGCTTCTTGGACTTATGACCTATAACTCACGGTCATTGGCATTCGGATTTTGCGCTCTTTTTCTTCTCTATGTAGTAGGCATGGCCGACGACCTGATTGGAATTCGCTATCGTGCAAAATTCGTGGTGCAGATAATCTGCTCCATCCTCGTCATAGCTGGCGGCCTTTGGGTACAGAACCTTTATGGATTGTTTGGCATCCATGAGATTCCTGATTGGGTGGGAATACCCCTTACAATCCTTATCATGGTCTATGTAATCAACTCAATAAACCTAATCGACGGTATCGACGGACTCGCATCAGGTCTTTCAGCGGCCGCTTTCATCACCTACGGCGTAATGTTCCATCTGATAGGCCGTCACGCCTATGCCATGCTGTCGTTTGCCTGCCTTGGAGTATTGGTCCCGTTCTTCTACTTCAACGTATTCGGTGACCCTTCTCGCCGCCAAAAAATTTTCATGGGCGACACGGGCAGTTTGACAATCGGCTTGCTTTTAGCATTTCTCGGACTCGAACTTATGTTGGTGTCACCCGACCGATACCCGGTATTCGGCAATAATCCGCTCATATTAGCGTTGTCGCCTCTCATCGTTCCCTGTTTCGATGTTACTCGAGTATTCATTCATCGAGTACGTAGTCACGGAAAACCATTCCTACCCGACAAAACCCACATTCACCACAAGTTACTTGCACTCGGGTTGCCCCAGCGTATTGCAATGGTAACAATAGTGGCAGTGGCACTTCTGTTTAACTGTGTCAACATCTTACTGTCACGCTACATCGACATAACCATACTCTTGCTTCTCGACATAATAGTGTGGACATTAGCCAATATAATATTGTCAAATCAAATAAAGAAACATAACGCAAAAAATAATAAATAA
- a CDS encoding C1 family peptidase, which yields MNGKVLIMMLLAAGGINLWASAPKGAITPEMMSEIRSAYEGSSADKAIHNAIANNGIDELAVNAANKNGFDTNFSHRVKSKGITNQRSSGRCWLFTGLNVLRAQMMSQHNLPKLELSQNYNFFWDQLEKANLFLQGVIDTSDRPMDDKTVDWLFANPLSDGGQYTGISENIMKYGVVPVEVMVDTYSAANTSKMRNLISLRLKEDGLELRDMIAGGAKKGDVEKRKVAMLGEVYRMLVLNLGEPPAEFTWTRKDESGKIIDTRTYTPQSFYAEYAGNDLKNDYVMLMNDPTREYYKVYEIDYDRHNYDGKNWTYVNLPIEDIKEMAIASIKDSTMMYFSCDVGKFIDRERGLLDVDNFDYESLFGVKFGMDKRQRILTHSSASSHAMTLMAVDLDENGKPRKWMVENSWGPGANDGHLIMTDDWFNEYMFRLVVNKKYVPENVLALLKQKPVMLPAWDPMFSEEQ from the coding sequence ATGAATGGAAAAGTTTTGATAATGATGCTTCTGGCAGCCGGAGGCATCAATTTATGGGCTTCGGCGCCTAAGGGTGCGATTACTCCCGAGATGATGTCGGAGATACGCAGTGCCTATGAAGGTTCGTCGGCCGACAAGGCTATTCATAACGCAATAGCCAATAACGGGATTGACGAATTGGCGGTGAATGCGGCCAATAAAAACGGATTTGACACCAATTTTTCTCATCGCGTGAAAAGTAAAGGCATCACAAATCAGCGTTCGTCGGGTCGCTGCTGGTTGTTTACCGGGTTGAATGTGTTGCGTGCGCAGATGATGTCACAGCACAATCTACCCAAGCTTGAATTGTCGCAGAACTACAACTTTTTCTGGGATCAGCTTGAAAAGGCCAATCTTTTCCTGCAGGGGGTCATTGACACAAGCGACCGACCCATGGATGACAAGACCGTCGACTGGTTGTTTGCCAATCCGTTGAGCGACGGCGGGCAATACACCGGAATTTCCGAGAACATAATGAAGTATGGCGTTGTGCCGGTCGAGGTCATGGTCGACACCTATAGTGCAGCCAATACGAGCAAGATGCGCAATCTCATAAGTCTGCGCCTAAAGGAAGACGGTCTTGAGCTGCGTGACATGATTGCCGGCGGTGCCAAAAAAGGTGATGTGGAGAAGCGTAAGGTGGCTATGCTTGGCGAGGTTTACCGAATGTTAGTGCTGAATCTCGGCGAACCACCGGCCGAATTTACATGGACACGCAAGGATGAATCGGGCAAAATCATAGACACGCGCACCTATACACCGCAGTCGTTCTATGCCGAATATGCAGGTAACGACCTCAAAAATGATTACGTAATGCTCATGAACGATCCCACTCGCGAATATTATAAGGTGTATGAAATTGATTACGACCGACACAATTACGACGGTAAGAACTGGACCTATGTCAACCTCCCGATTGAAGATATAAAGGAGATGGCTATTGCATCGATAAAGGACAGCACCATGATGTACTTTTCGTGTGATGTGGGTAAGTTCATCGACCGTGAGCGCGGATTGCTCGATGTCGATAATTTCGACTATGAGTCGCTCTTCGGCGTTAAGTTCGGCATGGACAAGCGCCAACGCATACTCACTCATTCAAGCGCATCGTCACATGCCATGACGCTTATGGCCGTGGATCTCGATGAAAACGGAAAGCCGCGTAAATGGATGGTGGAGAACAGTTGGGGTCCCGGTGCCAATGACGGTCACCTGATAATGACCGACGACTGGTTCAATGAATACATGTTCCGACTTGTGGTGAACAAGAAGTATGTTCCCGAGAATGTGCTTGCTTTGCTGAAGCAGAAACCCGTCATGCTTCCCGCATGGGATCCGATGTTCAGCGAAGAGCAATAA
- the priA gene encoding replication restart helicase PriA: MPSKARLYAEVILPLPLFGTFTYSIPTTLEGKAAVGHRVIVPFGRKKYYTGIIESITPVAPEEFEVKDISSVLDPWPVVKHPQLKLWEWIAEYYLCTAGDVYKAAVPAGLKVESETFIELNPDYEEIPDARMTDREAIIMQSLDHNGKMTPAEISKKTGLNSIESTISSMVERRMLIIAEKLIERYRPKKETLVRLAVDRNDNEAMHKVFDAVKGAKKQEMMLITLLDNLNKRQQQQLPPEVPRQHLLEQSGLSPAILAALASKGIVEIFTREINRFNYTGTEQGELPKLSAPQSEALDSIHRMFIDKNVTLLHGVTSSGKTEIYIHLIDYILKKGSQALYLVPEIALTTQLTRRLQKVFGKRVIIYHSKFSDNERVDIWKRMLHDPSPCVVIGARSSLFLPFSRLGLVIVDEEHESSYKQFDPAPRYNARDCAIVLASMHGAKTLLGSATPAIETYYKALNGRYGLVTLSERYEGVQLPLIEIVDLNDERRRGRISGPMSARLAMMSREAVKGGEQVILFHNRRGFAPVVVCKQCGYVPKCQNCDVSLTYHRKAGEMVCHYCGATYKLPTICPACKEPAIEVYGYGTERIEEIAESSFPGARIMRMDLDTTRNKDSYLNIINDFSLGKADILVGTQMVTKGLDFERVSLVGILNADNLINFPDFRASERAFNMLEQVAGRAGRRNKRGLVIVQTSQPAHPILSYLQAHNYEGFYEHELEERRRYGYPPFTRVINIYLKHRDEDLLIKAAAGYAETLRHLFGNRILGPDEPHIARIQSLYIRKIMLKVEIQASMSKVKAILRSVYEAQMADKSLRSLVVYYDVDPM, from the coding sequence ATGCCATCCAAAGCCCGTCTATATGCCGAGGTGATACTGCCTCTGCCGCTCTTCGGAACCTTCACCTACAGCATTCCCACGACACTGGAGGGGAAAGCCGCAGTGGGACACCGCGTCATCGTGCCTTTCGGGCGGAAGAAGTATTACACCGGAATCATCGAGTCGATAACGCCGGTGGCTCCCGAGGAATTCGAGGTCAAGGACATATCATCGGTTCTCGACCCGTGGCCGGTGGTGAAGCATCCGCAGCTGAAACTGTGGGAATGGATTGCTGAATACTACCTTTGCACCGCCGGCGATGTCTACAAGGCTGCTGTTCCGGCCGGACTTAAGGTCGAGAGCGAAACATTCATCGAGCTGAATCCCGACTACGAGGAGATACCCGACGCCCGAATGACCGACCGCGAAGCTATAATAATGCAGTCGCTCGACCATAACGGCAAAATGACGCCCGCCGAGATAAGCAAGAAGACAGGACTCAACTCGATTGAATCGACCATATCGTCGATGGTAGAGCGTCGCATGCTTATAATAGCCGAAAAGCTGATTGAGCGTTACCGCCCGAAGAAAGAAACGCTGGTTCGACTGGCCGTCGACCGCAACGACAACGAGGCGATGCACAAGGTTTTCGATGCTGTCAAGGGTGCGAAGAAGCAAGAGATGATGCTCATTACCCTGCTCGACAACCTCAACAAGCGTCAGCAACAGCAATTGCCGCCCGAGGTTCCTCGGCAACATCTGCTTGAACAGAGCGGTTTGTCGCCGGCCATTCTTGCCGCACTCGCGTCGAAAGGCATCGTGGAGATTTTCACCCGCGAAATCAACCGCTTCAACTACACGGGAACCGAGCAGGGCGAACTCCCGAAACTGAGCGCACCACAGTCCGAGGCCCTCGACAGCATCCATCGGATGTTCATCGACAAGAATGTCACCCTACTCCATGGCGTGACATCGAGCGGCAAGACCGAGATATACATCCACCTGATCGACTACATCCTCAAGAAAGGCTCGCAGGCGTTATACCTCGTGCCCGAAATAGCACTTACCACACAGCTTACACGCCGCTTGCAGAAGGTATTCGGCAAACGAGTGATCATATACCACTCCAAGTTTTCCGACAACGAGCGCGTCGACATCTGGAAGCGTATGCTGCACGACCCGTCACCATGCGTTGTAATCGGTGCACGCTCATCGCTTTTCCTGCCGTTTTCAAGGCTCGGACTTGTCATCGTCGACGAGGAGCATGAGTCAAGCTACAAGCAATTCGACCCCGCGCCGCGATACAATGCGCGTGACTGCGCGATAGTCCTCGCTTCGATGCACGGAGCGAAAACACTGCTCGGAAGCGCAACCCCGGCCATCGAAACATATTACAAGGCTCTTAACGGCCGCTACGGACTTGTCACGCTAAGCGAGCGTTACGAAGGAGTGCAACTGCCTTTGATAGAGATTGTCGACCTCAACGATGAGCGACGACGCGGACGCATATCGGGCCCTATGAGCGCACGGCTGGCCATGATGTCACGCGAGGCCGTGAAAGGTGGCGAACAGGTAATCCTGTTTCACAACCGCCGAGGCTTCGCACCCGTAGTCGTGTGCAAGCAATGCGGTTACGTGCCCAAGTGCCAGAACTGCGATGTGTCGCTGACCTATCACCGCAAGGCCGGAGAGATGGTGTGTCACTATTGCGGCGCAACCTACAAGCTGCCTACAATATGCCCGGCGTGCAAGGAGCCTGCGATAGAGGTCTACGGCTACGGCACCGAGCGCATCGAGGAGATAGCCGAAAGCTCATTCCCCGGCGCACGCATAATGCGCATGGACCTCGACACAACGCGCAACAAGGACAGCTACCTCAATATAATAAATGACTTTTCGCTCGGTAAAGCCGACATACTGGTAGGCACACAGATGGTGACCAAGGGGCTCGACTTCGAGCGCGTGAGCCTTGTTGGAATCCTAAACGCCGACAACCTTATAAACTTTCCTGACTTCCGCGCATCGGAACGAGCCTTCAACATGCTTGAACAGGTGGCAGGGCGAGCCGGACGCCGCAACAAGCGCGGCCTTGTGATAGTACAGACATCGCAACCGGCCCACCCTATATTGTCCTACCTCCAAGCACACAACTACGAGGGATTCTACGAGCATGAACTTGAAGAGCGTAGGCGTTACGGCTATCCTCCGTTTACGCGCGTCATCAACATCTATCTGAAGCACCGTGACGAAGATCTGCTCATAAAGGCGGCGGCAGGTTACGCCGAAACACTCCGTCACCTCTTCGGTAATCGAATCCTCGGACCCGACGAACCGCACATCGCACGAATACAGTCACTCTATATACGCAAGATTATGCTCAAGGTTGAAATTCAGGCGTCGATGAGCAAAGTAAAGGCCATACTGCGCAGCGTTTATGAAGCGCAGATGGCCGATAAGTCGTTGAGGTCGTTGGTCGTGTACTACGATGTCGACCCTATGTAA
- a CDS encoding Wzz/FepE/Etk N-terminal domain-containing protein — protein MTQQNDNIDNMPNQEEEIDLLELARKLWDSRRMLIRWGIAGAVIGLIVAFSIPREYTTTIKLAPEANDGKAASGGLGALASMAGISMGTGGGADAVYPQLYPDVVSSVPFVVGLFDVNLVDKEGNATTVRQYLEEDTSAPWWSAIMSLPGTVIGGVKSLFTSDDEVAEGDSINIFHLSPKENDIVLALSSRISANVDTKTSVITLSSTMQDPVVSAMLADTIAMRLREYVTEYRTNKARQDMEYAQKLNDEARDEYYKAQQRYADYTDKNQGLILRSAQTERDRLQNESSLAFNLYNQTAQQLQMAKAKVQQTTPVYTVVQPATVPLRPSKPSKVLILVGFVFLAVVAASAWILFGKDMVNSFRNKKVEEKAEPEQ, from the coding sequence ATGACACAGCAAAACGACAATATCGACAATATGCCGAATCAAGAAGAGGAGATAGATCTTCTCGAACTTGCGCGCAAACTGTGGGACTCGCGACGAATGTTGATACGTTGGGGCATTGCCGGTGCGGTGATAGGACTAATCGTAGCATTCAGCATACCTCGAGAATACACGACTACAATAAAACTCGCTCCTGAAGCCAATGACGGCAAGGCCGCAAGCGGAGGACTCGGAGCCCTCGCCTCAATGGCCGGAATATCCATGGGCACCGGAGGCGGAGCCGATGCCGTGTATCCTCAACTGTATCCCGATGTCGTAAGCTCGGTGCCCTTTGTCGTAGGTTTGTTTGATGTAAACCTTGTTGACAAGGAAGGTAACGCCACTACTGTGCGTCAATACCTTGAGGAAGATACTTCGGCTCCATGGTGGAGCGCAATAATGTCGCTTCCCGGAACTGTCATAGGCGGTGTAAAATCACTATTTACCTCCGATGACGAAGTCGCTGAGGGCGATTCTATAAATATTTTCCATCTTTCACCCAAGGAAAACGACATCGTTCTCGCTCTGAGCAGCCGAATCTCGGCAAACGTGGACACAAAGACTTCGGTCATCACCCTGTCGTCGACAATGCAGGATCCCGTAGTATCGGCAATGCTGGCCGACACCATAGCAATGCGACTCCGGGAGTATGTAACCGAATACCGCACCAACAAGGCCCGTCAGGACATGGAGTATGCCCAGAAGCTCAATGATGAGGCGCGCGACGAGTATTACAAGGCGCAACAACGCTATGCCGACTATACCGACAAGAACCAAGGATTGATTCTGCGGTCGGCACAGACTGAACGCGACCGCCTTCAGAACGAGTCATCGCTCGCATTCAACCTGTACAACCAGACTGCCCAGCAGCTTCAGATGGCCAAGGCAAAAGTACAGCAGACGACTCCCGTGTACACTGTTGTTCAGCCGGCCACAGTGCCTTTGCGCCCGTCAAAGCCCTCCAAGGTGCTAATTCTTGTGGGATTTGTATTCCTTGCAGTCGTGGCTGCATCAGCGTGGATTCTATTCGGAAAGGATATGGTCAACTCATTCCGCAACAAAAAAGTCGAAGAGAAAGCAGAACCCGAACAATAG
- a CDS encoding SLBB domain-containing protein — MKGKNAFSAVRLLPLLFAIFLAMPQYVSAKMTDEQVISYVKQATAQGKSQQQIGKELLARGVTSDQVERLKARFESEQGAQTTNSAQEITTRERKTTDQESGPQRRRSDIQKHESGTQRNETGVQRGESTYNRNISEELPTPYDEIALEIQANENKPRSIFGHEVFNNQALSFEPNENVATPRNYRLGPGDEVVIDIWGANEDHIRQSISPEGSIMVSQIGPVYLSGMTIEEAGNHIRSSFQSKYAGIGGEQPDSEIAVTLGNIRTIQVDIMGEVAIPGTYRLSPFSTVFHALYKSGGINDIGSMRNIQVLRDGRRLVGVDVYEYLFNGKQTGNVRLQEGDVIIVPPYEQLVTINGNVKRPMSYEMKPGETLAELIDYAGGFSGDAYTEQVRLSRQTGRENELYNIVNGDFASYKLNDGDQITVGTILDRFANRVEIKGATFRPGIYAIAPGLRTIKDLINNADGLLEDAFTTRAILYREGDDLSLEVLPLNLEAIMSGKAPDVTLRRNDVLLIPSIQDLQDRGELTIAGQIANPGQYPFADNMTVEDLIIQAGGLLRGASTARIDVSRRLIDPDTLEPTSQTAEIFTFGVKDGFVVDGKQDFILQPYDIVEVRRSPGYQTQRRVSVDGEVVFDGNYTLQSKNERLSDVIRRAGGITEYAYPRGARLMRKMSEDEAAARDEAMRLAMQSQGADSISVSKLQMGNTYSVGIELEKALAMPGSDYDIVLKEGDQIMVPELVNTVKISGDVMLPNTVVFQKGKKLKHYIDQAGGYGSRARKNNVFIVYMNGTVAKAKGSTPIEPGCQIIVPSKTDKEGFNWAQFIGLATSFASLGTMAATISNLLK, encoded by the coding sequence ATGAAAGGAAAAAACGCATTCTCTGCTGTACGTTTGCTCCCGCTGCTATTCGCCATTTTTCTGGCTATGCCACAATATGTGTCAGCAAAAATGACCGATGAGCAGGTAATTTCGTATGTAAAACAAGCTACAGCCCAAGGAAAATCCCAGCAGCAAATAGGAAAGGAATTGCTTGCCCGTGGAGTTACCTCGGATCAAGTTGAACGATTGAAAGCCCGTTTTGAGTCGGAGCAAGGCGCACAGACCACCAATTCGGCACAGGAGATAACAACTCGTGAACGCAAGACCACCGATCAGGAATCAGGTCCTCAAAGGAGAAGATCAGACATTCAAAAGCATGAATCAGGCACTCAAAGGAATGAAACAGGCGTTCAAAGAGGTGAATCAACCTACAATAGGAACATTTCGGAAGAATTACCTACCCCATACGATGAAATTGCCCTGGAAATCCAGGCAAACGAAAATAAACCTCGTTCGATTTTCGGTCACGAAGTGTTCAATAATCAAGCCCTCTCATTCGAGCCTAACGAAAACGTCGCAACACCCCGCAACTATCGACTCGGTCCCGGCGATGAAGTAGTTATCGACATTTGGGGAGCCAACGAAGACCATATACGACAGTCCATTTCGCCCGAAGGTAGCATAATGGTTTCGCAGATAGGCCCGGTATATCTAAGCGGAATGACAATTGAGGAAGCCGGCAATCACATCCGCTCCTCATTCCAGTCAAAATATGCAGGAATCGGCGGCGAACAGCCCGACTCTGAAATAGCCGTCACACTCGGTAACATCCGCACCATACAAGTAGACATAATGGGCGAAGTAGCCATACCGGGTACTTATCGTCTGTCACCATTCTCTACAGTGTTTCACGCTCTGTACAAATCGGGAGGCATCAATGACATAGGTTCAATGCGTAACATCCAGGTGCTTCGCGACGGTCGCCGCCTCGTAGGTGTGGATGTTTATGAGTACCTCTTTAACGGTAAGCAGACCGGAAACGTTCGTCTGCAGGAAGGCGATGTTATAATCGTTCCTCCCTACGAACAGCTCGTAACCATAAACGGAAATGTAAAACGACCGATGTCCTATGAAATGAAACCCGGTGAAACACTGGCCGAACTAATCGACTACGCCGGAGGATTTTCAGGTGACGCTTACACTGAACAGGTAAGACTATCTCGCCAAACAGGACGCGAAAACGAACTCTACAACATAGTAAACGGCGACTTTGCGTCATATAAACTTAACGACGGCGACCAAATCACAGTAGGAACGATTCTTGACCGTTTCGCCAACCGTGTTGAAATCAAGGGCGCCACATTCCGTCCCGGAATATACGCAATTGCTCCCGGACTCCGCACAATAAAGGATCTTATCAACAACGCCGACGGATTACTTGAGGATGCGTTCACCACACGCGCTATTTTATATCGCGAAGGTGACGACCTGTCGCTTGAAGTTCTTCCGCTCAACCTTGAAGCAATAATGTCGGGTAAGGCTCCCGATGTAACTCTTCGCCGTAACGATGTACTGTTGATTCCTTCAATTCAGGATTTGCAGGACCGTGGCGAACTGACAATCGCAGGACAAATAGCCAATCCCGGACAATATCCGTTTGCCGACAACATGACAGTCGAAGACCTCATCATCCAAGCCGGCGGTTTGTTGCGCGGAGCATCAACCGCACGAATTGATGTGTCACGCCGCTTAATTGATCCCGATACACTTGAACCTACAAGCCAGACTGCCGAAATATTCACCTTCGGAGTCAAGGACGGATTTGTTGTAGACGGAAAGCAGGATTTCATATTGCAACCCTACGACATAGTTGAGGTGCGCCGCAGCCCCGGTTATCAGACACAAAGAAGAGTATCGGTTGACGGAGAGGTGGTGTTTGACGGAAACTACACGCTTCAATCCAAAAATGAACGACTTAGCGATGTAATACGCCGTGCAGGAGGCATCACAGAATATGCATATCCCCGTGGAGCACGCTTGATGCGAAAGATGTCCGAAGATGAAGCTGCCGCCCGCGATGAGGCAATGCGACTCGCTATGCAAAGCCAAGGAGCCGATTCAATATCCGTTTCAAAGCTTCAGATGGGCAACACCTACAGCGTAGGTATAGAACTTGAAAAAGCACTCGCCATGCCGGGAAGCGACTATGATATCGTATTGAAAGAAGGCGACCAAATAATGGTGCCTGAACTTGTAAACACCGTGAAGATATCGGGTGATGTCATGTTACCCAACACGGTGGTGTTCCAAAAAGGCAAAAAGCTTAAACACTACATAGATCAAGCCGGTGGATACGGCTCGCGAGCACGCAAGAACAATGTGTTCATCGTATATATGAACGGAACAGTGGCTAAAGCCAAGGGAAGTACCCCCATCGAACCGGGATGCCAAATCATAGTTCCGTCCAAGACCGATAAAGAAGGCTTCAACTGGGCTCAATTCATAGGCCTCGCAACCTCATTTGCCTCACTCGGAACAATGGCGGCAACCATCTCTAACCTATTAAAATGA
- a CDS encoding C45 family peptidase produces MQRLLFIIICFVTLDCAWPCTSAIVSGKVTANGRPMLWKHRDTGTEDNFVQRVVAARPGELDYVALFNAGDSLLAEAWIGLNSAGFAVMNTASYNLVPDTAVYRDREGYVMTLALKQCRSLADFEMLLDTLSRPMGVQANFGAIDASGAGAYYETCDDGYVKYDLADAPDGVLVRTNYSCSGASDTGFGYIREANACHLLSPYVTSASVEPATFTEVLSRSFYHSMLKCDALAGDPEWIIDQDFIPRNSSSASIVVEGLLPGESPESAVMWSAVGYPPCSYVLPVTVADVPEELQPSPSTWRSKLCDDVVARKCKVFPVTRGSGSHYINVEALRHYNDSCRQVSLENYRINKELLNRK; encoded by the coding sequence ATGCAACGACTATTATTCATCATTATATGCTTTGTCACGCTTGATTGCGCATGGCCGTGTACATCGGCAATAGTCAGCGGCAAGGTCACGGCCAACGGACGACCGATGTTGTGGAAACACCGTGACACCGGAACCGAGGACAACTTTGTGCAGCGCGTTGTGGCTGCCCGCCCCGGCGAGCTGGACTACGTGGCCCTGTTCAATGCCGGTGATTCGCTGCTTGCCGAAGCGTGGATAGGACTTAACTCGGCAGGATTTGCAGTCATGAATACTGCATCCTACAACCTTGTGCCCGACACGGCTGTGTATCGTGACCGCGAGGGTTATGTGATGACGCTTGCGCTGAAGCAGTGTCGCTCCCTTGCCGACTTTGAGATGCTTCTCGACACCTTGTCACGACCAATGGGTGTGCAGGCCAATTTCGGAGCTATAGATGCGTCGGGTGCCGGCGCTTATTATGAAACCTGCGACGACGGATATGTGAAGTATGACCTTGCCGATGCTCCCGACGGTGTGCTTGTACGCACCAACTATTCATGCTCGGGCGCTTCTGACACAGGATTCGGTTACATACGCGAAGCCAACGCTTGTCATCTGCTCAGCCCGTATGTCACTTCGGCAAGCGTGGAGCCTGCGACATTCACCGAAGTCCTGTCGAGGAGTTTTTATCACTCGATGCTTAAATGTGACGCTCTTGCCGGCGACCCGGAATGGATTATCGACCAGGATTTCATTCCGCGCAACTCGTCGAGCGCGTCGATCGTGGTCGAGGGTCTACTGCCGGGCGAGAGTCCCGAGAGTGCCGTCATGTGGTCGGCGGTGGGTTATCCTCCATGCTCCTACGTGCTGCCGGTGACGGTGGCCGATGTGCCCGAGGAGCTGCAGCCGTCACCTTCGACATGGCGCAGCAAGCTGTGTGACGATGTCGTGGCACGAAAGTGCAAGGTGTTTCCCGTTACGCGCGGCAGCGGAAGCCATTACATAAATGTGGAGGCACTCCGTCACTATAATGATTCGTGCCGACAGGTGAGCCTTGAAAATTATAGAATTAACAAAGAACTTTTGAATAGAAAATAG
- the fabD gene encoding ACP S-malonyltransferase, whose product MKAFVFPGQGAQFVGMGKDLYDNNPVAREMFEKANDILGFRITDLMFNGTDEDLRQTKVTQPAIFLHSVILAKTLENEMKPDMAAGHSLGEFSALVAAGALSFEDGLKLVSARAQAMQKACEMKPSTMAAVLALPDETVEEICASVDGVVVCANYNCPGQLVISGEEPAIDAACEKALAAGAKRALKLKVGGAFHSPCMEPARAELAEAIERTPVHTPTCPVYQNVDAKPHTDPAEIKANLVAQLTAPVRWTQTVQNMVADGADEFIELGPGKVLQGLVAKIAKGMNVSGRQ is encoded by the coding sequence ATGAAGGCATTTGTATTCCCCGGTCAGGGTGCGCAGTTCGTAGGTATGGGCAAGGACCTCTACGATAACAATCCCGTAGCCCGTGAAATGTTTGAAAAAGCTAATGACATTCTTGGATTCCGCATCACCGACTTGATGTTTAACGGTACCGATGAAGATCTTCGCCAGACTAAGGTGACTCAACCTGCAATATTCCTCCATTCGGTTATTCTCGCCAAGACTCTTGAGAATGAGATGAAGCCCGACATGGCTGCCGGCCATTCGCTTGGTGAGTTCTCGGCTCTTGTAGCAGCCGGAGCCCTCAGCTTCGAGGACGGACTTAAGCTCGTGAGCGCACGTGCTCAGGCTATGCAGAAGGCTTGTGAAATGAAGCCGTCGACAATGGCAGCCGTACTGGCTCTGCCCGATGAAACTGTTGAGGAGATATGCGCATCGGTTGACGGTGTTGTTGTATGTGCCAACTACAACTGCCCCGGACAGCTTGTAATATCAGGTGAAGAACCTGCTATCGATGCAGCTTGCGAAAAGGCTCTTGCAGCCGGAGCTAAGCGTGCTTTGAAGCTTAAGGTGGGTGGCGCTTTCCACAGCCCCTGTATGGAACCGGCTCGTGCCGAACTCGCCGAGGCTATCGAACGTACTCCTGTTCACACTCCCACTTGTCCCGTATATCAGAATGTGGACGCTAAGCCTCACACCGACCCCGCTGAAATCAAGGCTAACCTTGTTGCCCAGCTCACCGCTCCCGTTCGTTGGACTCAGACTGTTCAGAACATGGTAGCTGACGGAGCTGACGAGTTTATCGAACTCGGTCCGGGTAAGGTTCTTCAAGGCCTCGTGGCAAAGATTGCCAAGGGAATGAATGTATCAGGCCGTCAATAA